A region of the Channa argus isolate prfri chromosome 14, Channa argus male v1.0, whole genome shotgun sequence genome:
TAACAAGCTTAACAAATCTCTACTGGATTATACTGTACGTTTCAATTCCTTGTTAAGAGTTCAAGTTTTGGTTGAGGTGAATCATCATATAAATTATGGCCAAGGTTTTCAGTGGGCGCCTTTATTTGGAGCGCAGAATACGCACGGCTGTTTTGGCACTTGTGCTTTCCGCACAGGCCGGATATGGCTTCTCGGTCGCTGGACAGCAGGAAAGCATCTGCGAAGCCAACGGCAGCATATACTATATCGGTGAATGGTATTTTTTGGACTCTGACCACTGCACCCAATGTGAGTGCACAGCTGAGGGCGCTTCATGTGCCCGCACTGAGTGCACCTCTTTGGCGACTGCATGCATCCATGTTAGCCACTATCCAAGTGACTGCTGCCCCAGGTGCGAGAAGATCGGTTGTGAATATCGAGGAGTTGTGTACGAGCTGGGGCAGAACTTCCAGGTAAGCCTGAACGTTATGGCACAGCATATTGTGCAAATATGGGAATGAGGTGCATGGAAACTGGACACAAACGTTGACATTTTGCTGATCGAAATTCTCTTATAATCAGCAGTGGTTCCTAAATAATAGGGACTCATACAAAATGTCTCAATAaaggagatttaaaaaaaattggtgtGGTAGTTATGAATATGAtctttctctcacttttgtCATTTCCCTTCACATTTCACACTAATGTCAGAACTTGTGATTAGACAGTAACTAAGACTTTGTTTCAACTTATAGGTTTACAAGTCAAAAAGGTTAGAACATAGTAATACAGTGTAGTTGGAAGctattatttgtgtgtatttactcCAGGTAGACCTTAGGTGTCAAACGCTCAAATACAGGAATAAGACTGAAAAGCGAGCTAATGTCATCAATTACCTATTCATACTGCAGTCTTTATGTAAATAAGGAAactaagaaatgtttaaatgtgactGGATGGTTACAGACTATACTTGATTGTAGGATATATATGCAGCATACTACTATTATATCAAACAGGTATTGTGCATTGAATCCACAGTGCCAGacaaaacagtattttcagAAAACAGAGCAACTGCAACTGTAGCAACTGTAAAGAAACATCAGAGATTAGACAGTGAAGCTGATAAAGCATAAAGGTGAGCAGCAACACAGTAGACATGTGTAGTGTCTCATTACGGCATATATGTAACTAAACTCAAGCTCATGAACTTG
Encoded here:
- the zgc:113531 gene encoding von Willebrand factor C domain-containing protein 2-like, with protein sequence MAKVFSGRLYLERRIRTAVLALVLSAQAGYGFSVAGQQESICEANGSIYYIGEWYFLDSDHCTQCECTAEGASCARTECTSLATACIHVSHYPSDCCPRCEKIGCEYRGVVYELGQNFQPSECEQCTCDSDGIARCLVADCAPPSCVNPVFQPGKCCPECKDGPNCYVDASHTQVIPAGEPVWVNSCTKCRCHDGQDAGYWEGNHLATCSHLKNCTPKLLATQ